CAAAATGCTCTTTTCCAGGCTCAATACCATAAAATTCAGTCATGTACCGAAAATAATACTGGCCTTCTTCAACCAGACCAGAATGAGCACATGCACTCAATATACTCACAAATGTGATGTAATCAGGTTCTACTTTTTCTATTTCCATCAACTTCAGAAGCTCAATAGCAGCTTCCCCTTTCCCATGCGTAGCTAAGCCCCCAATCATGCAATTCCATGATGAGATTCCTTTTACAGAAAGCCCATTAAAAACTTCAAAAGCCTTATCCAAGCAACCACATTTACAATACATATCAATAATCGTCGTTGCAAGTTTTGGATCAACATCAATCCCACTCCTCTTAATGTACTCATGTATCCACTCTCCTTGTTCAAGAGCTCCTAAACCTGTACAAGCTGACAACATACTCGCAGCCACATATTTATCCAACTCCACCTCCTGCTTTCTCATCCTATCAAAAAGCACAAACGCCTCATGAAACCGATCACTCTGAACATAACCAGCAATCATCGCATTCCAAAGAACAGAACTTTTCTCCGTAACCAACTCAAATACTTCACGAGCTTCATCAACACACCCCGACTTGGCAAGCCCACTAATCAAAGTTGTCATCGACACAGAATCCCGCCTACCCATCGTATCAAAAACCCTCCTCGCTTCCTCCAAACAACAAAAACTCACATACATATGAATCAAATTATTCTGACAAAACCCATCATCCCCAAACCCAAACTTCAAAACCTGGCCATGTATTTGCCTCCCCTCTTCCACACCATTCCCAACCGAACAACCCCGTATCACCGGAGGAAACGTAAACTTATTAGGCCAAACCCCTTCATTCAACATATCACAGTACATCAAAATACAATCTTTAACATAATGACATTGAAGACACCCTCTAATAACagtattataaataaaagcatcTGGTAGAGGAATTAAATCAAACACCTTAAGGGCATAATGAAAATCACCAAAATGTGAAATAGCACTGATTTTAATTACTCTACCCATGGCATCATTGTCATAGGAGAGACCAAGTTTAATGAATTGGGCATGAAACTGCTTCAGTTCAGACATAGATGAACATGATTCAACAGTGTAATGTGTAGTAAAATGGGTTTTGTGAGTAGATGTTTTAGGTGGCGGGGTCCCATGAAAGAGTTGAATTGTGGTCATTTCTTGACAATTATCTATTTTTTTGGCGGGTGTGTATTAAACAGACTAGGTAGTTGAGTTAGTTAATTTGTAGTCAATATGACAAGAATGCCCCTgcaatttgtttttttttttttttaaatcttgaTCATTCTATTCTTTCTTGGTTTTTTGGACTAAATTTAGTATATTCAACTATAGAGGTCGAaaatatatttgaataaaaacGAAATGTATGGTTATAAGTTGACCACTTATACAAAATTTCTGATTTTACCGATTACAAAAATGTTGTTATTGTATCGGTTATGCAAGAACTAAATAGAGTACTATGAAGTGCAGGTTGTATTTCTGCACAAAACTCTTAAGAAATTATGATAAAATAGTATCCAATATATATAAGGTATTCAGGAACTCAACTGTAATTTTAAATTTAGCAATGTAAAGATTAATAATCCAAATTTAGCTTAACCCCTGGAAATCAATGAACTCTAAGTGAATTTAGCGGTCAAATTGATAAAATATAGAGCTTTCCTCCTAAATAATTGGAGATACAATcatgcatgcatgcatgtctataaattattttaaccatagtTCTTTCAATTTGCCTTTCTCTTGCAAATGCAAGGATCATTTCTTTGAGAATTACATAAGATTCTCAGAGAAGAGGATCCAGCATGAAGAACAAGTTAATCCTTTTCGCCGTTGCCGGTATTTGCGTAGTGGCAGCCGTCATTGGACTAGTCGGTACTGATGTTGTCCATCACAAATTATACCCGGAGGATGGCGAAAAGGATCCCTTGGCCACAACCACCAAGCCCGTCGCAACCATTTGTGGACCCACCGATTATAAGGAAGCATGTGTAAACAGCCTTAACAGCTTGGCTAATAATCAAAGTGCCACACCTAAGGATTATTATCTAGCAGCCCTTCAAAGCACTCTTCAAGAAGTGAAAACAGCTTTGGAGAAATCAGCAACAATTGGCAAAAGTGTGACCGAAAAGAGCCAAAAATTGGCTGTTGAGGAGTGCAAAGATTTGTTGAAATTTGCTGTTGATGAGCTCCAAGCTTCTTTATCCACGGTTGGAGATAGCGATCTGCACACCATGTCTGACAGAAAAGCTGAACTCATGAACTGGCTCAGCGCTGTTGTTTCATACCAAGACACTTGTTTGGATGCTTGTGAAGTTAATCCTGATCTTAAGGAATCTATGTCGAATGACCTTATGAATGCCACTCAGCTAACGAGCAATGCCCTTGCCATTGTCTCCACAATGTCTGACATTCTCAAGTCTTTTGACATTCCTGAAGACAAGAATGTGACTTCTAGACGCCTTCTCAACACTAATAATGGCTACCCTGAGTGGCTTTCCAATGGTGACAGGAAGTTGTTGGCTGCTAAGAATGCACAAATTAGGCCCGATGCTGTCGTTGCTAAAGATGGTAGCGGACAGTTTAAGACTATTGCTGCTGCTCTTGCTGCTTACCCTAAGAACAAACCAGGGAGATATACCATATATGTGAAAGCTGGGATTTATGATGAGTACATCACTGTTACCAAAGATCAAGTTAATGTTTTCATGTACGGAGATGGACCAAGAAAAACCATTGTGACTGGCAGAAAGTGCAATACCCAGGGAGTTCCAACCATGCAAACTGCATCCTTTGGTATGTGCACAAAACCTTTATTCTAAATTAGTTAATTCACTTGAATTTTAATTTACTAAATACAAAGATGAGTTCATAGTGTTACATAAATTACTGTTAGGAATAGTATTTCTCATCTTTACTAGTTTTCCAACAAGCTAATCATCTTGTTACTATAAACTTTATTTATGTCCTTAAATTTAAAAGGCATAAAAGATTTTGACAGTGGTTCTGCCTTTGAAACCAACAAGGCTCTCACAGTCTAACTTAACAAATTGCGCAAGGGAAATGTTATTTACAAagagattttttttttaatttctgggGCAAACAAACATAAATTGACCAAATTACCCTGAAGGGAACAGTTTTGTCTTTTCATTCTTCTTTTGTCCTGGAAATAAAAAACTAGtgtttaaatttaattattaaatttgaatatCTCTTGGCAGCTGCCGTTGGAACCGGATTCATAGCAAAATCCATGGGATTCCAAAACACAGCTGGACCACAGGGACACCAAGCGGTGGCACTCCGAAGCCAGTCGGACATGTCAGCATTTTACAATGTCAGGATTGACGGATACCAAGACTCCTTGTACACACAAACGCATCGTCAATTCTACCGCAACTGTGTCATCTCTGGTACAGTTGACTTCATCTTTGGTGACGCCACTGTGGTCATCCAAAACTCCTTGATCATCGTCAGACAACCAATGCCAAATCAACAAAACACAATCACCGCCCAAGGCAAAACTAACCGTTTTGAAACCACGGGCATTGTTATCCAAAACTGCCGCATAGTACCTGAACAGAAACTATACCCCACCAGATTCCAGACCCCAACATTCCTGGGACGACCGTGGAAGGAATTCTCTACAACAGTTATTATGGAATCTATGATGGGTGACTTCATTCAGCCCGTTGGATGGATGCCGTGGCAGGGTACTTTTGCATTGGACACATTGTTTTACAGGGAGTTCAACAACAGAGGACCTGGTGCAAACACTGCCCAGAGAGTTAAGTGGAGGGGTTATAAAGTTATGACAAACAGAAATGAAGCTACTCCATTTACTGCTGGACCCTTTTTACAAGGAGATCAGTGGATTCCAAAAACTGGTGCCCCATTTGTTCTTGGTTTGACCAGATAAATTTCTACAATTTGTTTTGATTGTGTCCATTTAGGTAATGGATCCCAAAGGTTGTATAAGCAGAGTCATGCAAATGTTTTGATACTTTATATGCATTGGTGGTGTCATATATGATACAGCTGACCCTTTTAAGTGGTTTATATAGATCACAGCAACAATTTTACCAACTATTTGATCAACAGACCTTGAAAAAAACAAAACTAAAAGAAAGAAGGTTATCACAGGCATTGTCATCTAAACTGCTGCACATAAATGGAGAATGGGAATGAACAATATAAGAATGAAATCAGAATGAAAACGATGTAAAATCCAAAAATGAGATAATGTTGATGATGTAAATGAGTTCTCCATTGTAACCAATTAAACATGTAGACCGAAACATAACACATAGGTCATCACATAGGATTAGGGTTCTGATATCCGATAAACCAAGAACCAGAAGGCCTTTTACGCTAAAGCTTTTATCAGTGTAGCCTTAGCTAAGGTTTTACCAGCATTTCGTAAGAGACTATAACAAAAATGCAGTGTACTTCCAAATCTCAGCTTCGATCATCTATAGCAACAATGCCTAAACTCCGCCAAATATAAATGTTAAAACCTTCACATTTCTATTCCAAGCCTTCTTTACTCCAAACTTAGCCATTCATAGGCCTATCAAGCTTGGATCTTAGATATAGTCATTCATACGCCTAACCAGATTCTTTCCACATTCGATCTTACTTACATATAGTAAACAATCTTCGAGAAACACAGCCAATAAAATTACCTCGAAAACAACATGCAAAACAGAGCTCCAAAAATGGCGAAACATCCAAAGATTTCAATTCCAGAATCCACAACGGACTACAACAGATACCGCTACAATATAAACATCGAAAAATCGAATCATACATACACAATCTGTATCTAACTAAATTCAATTCATTCCATTACAATCATTATTATGATCATGATCGTCTAAATAATGTTGTTCCACAGCTTCCATCGCAATCCTCCTCGCTCTAATCGCCTCTCTCGCTCTCCCTTCCGCAACCGCTCTCGCTTCCTTCGCCGCCGCCTTCACCGACACCACCGCAATCTTCGCCGCCGCTAAAAACTGCCTCGCCAAATTCTCATCAACTCCCTCACTCTCCGCCCTAAAAAACTCAAATCTAGGGTTCCGACACGGCGGACACTGGTACGGCGGCGACTTACAGTTAATCGCCGGAACAACGCAGTCGGAATGCAGAACCGACGGACACGATATGCACATCACGCGGTGGTTGACCGTCGGAGCCGGCGAATCGACGTCGTAGACGGCGAAACAGATGGGACAGAAGTGACCGGGATGGTATTTGAGGACACAGGAGGTGCAGAGTCGCCGGAATTGGCCGCGGTGACGGACGGAGAAAGTGACAGCGGAGAGATTGTTTGAAGGCGAGTGAGGTGACGCGCTGCCGTGGCAGCTGGTGCAGCGAGGGAAATGGTGGTGTTGCATTGGGATCGGTGAGGTCAAATTAGAGGTTCAATTGGAAATTTTGGGGgtgaaattagggtttattttGAATTTGGGATTGGAGAGTGGGGATGCTTATTTATTTGTTTTGGGGGCAAATGAGTacaaaaagagagaaaaaaaagagTATCTAAATTCTATAGCATATTTAAGATATTTTCAGTGGATAATAATTGTCTAGAAAATTGTTATTATTAAATGATCTTTTAGATtatgaatatatttataaaatttacaaaaatgtTACTATCCATAAAATGGtgattcaaaatttaaaaattaggAAATTTTCAATAGCatatttgtttaatttttttGCTAAATCTCAATATCATCTTTCTACTTTTAACTTTTTCAAATATTacttttattatttataatttatgaGCGATATCTTTGTGTGCTTTAAATTTTCATGTGTACCATATTGGTTCGTTAATTAAACGTTagataaatattaaaatttaagtaAATGGCTTCAATAGtcatttaaatttcaaatttgTCGAATTTTCAACCCTCGTAACATAATATTACAATTAAAAATATCATcatcaaaatattaaaataaaagatAGTTTTAAATTTACAATCTTATTTTTACGACTATTTAATCTCATTTTTCGGACGGGTAAGTACCACATGAATGGAGGCATGGTTATTCTAATTTATAAGGATAAATGTGATGCTCAGAATTGTAGTAATTACTGGGGTATTGAACTTTTAAGTTATAATATGAAATTATGGGTGGGAACAACTGAAATTAGGCTTAGAAGACAAGTTACATTGTCTGAAAATCAATTTAGTTTCGTGCCTGGTAGGTCGACAACAGAGGCGATACATCGCCTTATACTTTTAATGGAAAAATATAGGGAACGTAATAGGGACCTGCATATGGTGTTTATAGATTTAGAAAAATCTTATAATAGTGTTCCGCGCAGCGTAATTTGGATAAGTTTGAAAAGTAAAGGTGTGTCCTAGATAAATGTGAGgtttgaagggtttttagcacataaacggTGTAAGGCGGATTAGGAAATTAGATTTGGGCACGCGTTTTTCATTTGAATTTTTCTGACATTCTACGCTTCGCGGATGGGAGGAGGGCGAGAGCTGAGCCCGCACGCTCTATGCTTTTCCCCAGCTTTTCCTCCAGTAAAAGATTCGCTCGTATCCCCTGTGTCTAGGGATTCCTGGGGCATGAGTTAAGAATCTAGTAGATTGCTCTTTCTTTCGATTGAGCGTACAAAAAAAAGGCTTTATAAAGCTTTCGTCTCAATTCATGTTTCCATATTTATACCTTTTCTTGTTGGAGGGGCGACCGCagtgaaaacgtaaatttaaatcttaaaaaactgaaaccctttgcaggatccatgcaaaaaataatatttaatttgtatttcagtatgtttaccttaagaaactttacgttaatggaaagatggaagtctttaatggcgatccaaaaacgatgaacggagatccttagcagctgctcctcaagtgtgaagcactccaccggtatccaccaagaaaacgatgtaatgaaggaggaggagatggagagaattagggttttgtaaatctttttggttgaggcaaaaatatggtctataatagtatatttataggcaaatttttcagctaaaaattttcccataaaatattattattattaaccctttattattctcactaataattaaaacaccttttaattattaatcctttttctaaactctttagaaataattctctcacttgatttaatttccaaaaattaaattcttaattaataatattaagaaccttttcttaataaatttataatcaattaaatctcatttaatcaattatgaaatttgccaattaattatttatttcataaataaataattatcagccattattaattaattcctccaccattaaatcattctcttttatggtgtgaccctgtaggttcaatattaagccggtagtagaaataaataataataaaactattttatcattatttatataaattctccaattcattaaatatgattaattaattaatcatatttattctacatcgtgagagatacttctcagcatatcgcgactatccggataatacgaattcactgcttagaataccaagaacctatccagtgagtagttaccgtacaatcaactcattctaccctgcaatgttacgattaaatataaggcatgaaacttgtgtcaagcctattttatttaatcacttgctttcccattcactatgcttagttctatttaatgtaaattagaaactcctttctaatttcattcactttggccagagattcctgaactagcataagtggatcagcattgaacattctcttccttcactggaaggggtagattctttattgatcatacactatcttcgtgtataaattcctatacccagtagagcccttataattatcccttgagactaagaactaaaccaaagcatagttcagtgtacacaagatgactatgatgacctcaagtctaaggatacttgtacaactatcactatgtgaacaactgctgacacgtgagtgaactccatcagttgttcagctctgtgagtcatgttcagtgaacttattctataataagcacctacatactagctatagtgtcaccacacaaatgtctatgagaacagacatccttcataatgaagcaaacatagtatgtaccgatctttgcggattattaattaccagttagtaatcctatgaccaggaactatctaagtttagatttatcatcatttaggtctcattattatgatctcatcacaatccattaaaagctttactctaaactgtggtatatcttatttaaacatttaaatagatagagcccgcaataaaaacaaaacaagtcttttattaatatcaatgaaatcaaaacagattatataaaagttattcctaaatcctcatacatgattggacttaggacatatctctttcaaggTTAATTCAAGAAATGTATTTTCAAGCGATGACTTGTGTCAAGACTCTTGTTGATGATACTCAATATTTTTTGGTGAAGATAGGATTTCACCAAGGATCATTATTAAATCTATTTTTATTCGTAATATTTATAGATGTCTCACTAAAGGTAACTAGGATGATGTACAGTGGTGTCTGCTTTTTGCGAATGACACAATTATTATTAAAGAGACAAAGTTGGTGATTAATGAGAAATTTGAACAATAGAGAGTCACATTTGAGATTTCAGGCTTGCGTGTTAGCCATTTGAAAATTAAATACTTGTAGTGTAATTTTAGTAACGAATTATATGAAGAGGGGGTTGATGTTAGAATTAGGAAGCATTTATTAGTTTCCAAGAAGAGTTTCAAGTATTTGGGATCTATGATACATAAAGATGGTAAGATAGATGTCAATATTACTTATCGTATTCAATCTGGATGGTTAAAGTGGAGGGATGTTTCAGGAGTATCGTGTAATAAAAAGCTCCCTTCAAAACTAGAAGGAAGATTTTATCGAATGAAGATTGGACCAGCTTTGTTGTATAGGGCTGAGTGTGTTGGGCGGTGAAGAAGGCCCAAGGGCAACGACTAGAGGTAGCGGAAATGAGGATGTTGCATTGTATTTGCAGCCCCACCATGTTAGATAGATTGTCGATTGGATTTTTCAGAAGGCAATTACGAGTTGTATTTATTATAAAAGAAAGTAAGGTAGACCGCGGACATGTACGGAGGAGACGTATATCGGCTCTAATATGGAGAGTGAAAGGTTTAGTGTTGTCGGGTGCGAGAAGGAAATGAAGATCGAGAAGAACTTGAGATAACCTAGTTTCACTAAATTTGTGTTTTTTAAACCTTCGGGAGATATGGTTTTAGATAGAAGGTCTTTGAGGCGTTGAATTTGAGTGGTTGATTGACTTATGGGATAGAT
This genomic interval from Apium graveolens cultivar Ventura chromosome 8, ASM990537v1, whole genome shotgun sequence contains the following:
- the LOC141680546 gene encoding uncharacterized protein LOC141680546, which gives rise to MQHHHFPRCTSCHGSASPHSPSNNLSAVTFSVRHRGQFRRLCTSCVLKYHPGHFCPICFAVYDVDSPAPTVNHRVMCISCPSVLHSDCVVPAINCKSPPYQCPPCRNPRFEFFRAESEGVDENLARQFLAAAKIAVVSVKAAAKEARAVAEGRAREAIRARRIAMEAVEQHYLDDHDHNNDCNGMN
- the LOC141679092 gene encoding pentatricopeptide repeat-containing protein At5g66520-like; this translates as MTTIQLFHGTPPPKTSTHKTHFTTHYTVESCSSMSELKQFHAQFIKLGLSYDNDAMGRVIKISAISHFGDFHYALKVFDLIPLPDAFIYNTVIRGCLQCHYVKDCILMYCDMLNEGVWPNKFTFPPVIRGCSVGNGVEEGRQIHGQVLKFGFGDDGFCQNNLIHMYVSFCCLEEARRVFDTMGRRDSVSMTTLISGLAKSGCVDEAREVFELVTEKSSVLWNAMIAGYVQSDRFHEAFVLFDRMRKQEVELDKYVAASMLSACTGLGALEQGEWIHEYIKRSGIDVDPKLATTIIDMYCKCGCLDKAFEVFNGLSVKGISSWNCMIGGLATHGKGEAAIELLKLMEIEKVEPDYITFVSILSACAHSGLVEEGQYYFRYMTEFYGIEPGKEHFGCMVDLLGRAGKLEEAKKIVNEMPVAPDVGVLGALLGACRIHGNIELGEEIGRKVIELEPQNSGRYVLLANLYANAGRWEDVANVRKLMNDRGVKKAPGFSLIELEGVVNEFIAGGRAHPETREIYAKVDEMLNCIRTIGYVPDTDAVLHDMNEEEKENPLFYHSEKLAIAFGLLKSKPGEIIRITKNLRVCKDCHQASKLISKLFEREIIVRDRSRFHHFQGGECSCNDYW
- the LOC141678891 gene encoding putative pectinesterase/pectinesterase inhibitor 13, encoding MKNKLILFAVAGICVVAAVIGLVGTDVVHHKLYPEDGEKDPLATTTKPVATICGPTDYKEACVNSLNSLANNQSATPKDYYLAALQSTLQEVKTALEKSATIGKSVTEKSQKLAVEECKDLLKFAVDELQASLSTVGDSDLHTMSDRKAELMNWLSAVVSYQDTCLDACEVNPDLKESMSNDLMNATQLTSNALAIVSTMSDILKSFDIPEDKNVTSRRLLNTNNGYPEWLSNGDRKLLAAKNAQIRPDAVVAKDGSGQFKTIAAALAAYPKNKPGRYTIYVKAGIYDEYITVTKDQVNVFMYGDGPRKTIVTGRKCNTQGVPTMQTASFAAVGTGFIAKSMGFQNTAGPQGHQAVALRSQSDMSAFYNVRIDGYQDSLYTQTHRQFYRNCVISGTVDFIFGDATVVIQNSLIIVRQPMPNQQNTITAQGKTNRFETTGIVIQNCRIVPEQKLYPTRFQTPTFLGRPWKEFSTTVIMESMMGDFIQPVGWMPWQGTFALDTLFYREFNNRGPGANTAQRVKWRGYKVMTNRNEATPFTAGPFLQGDQWIPKTGAPFVLGLTR